A single Equus quagga isolate Etosha38 chromosome 8, UCLA_HA_Equagga_1.0, whole genome shotgun sequence DNA region contains:
- the SYPL1 gene encoding synaptophysin-like protein 1, whose translation MSSFQLNLSPLKEPLGFIKVLEWIASIFAFATCGGFKGKTEIQVSCPKNPENRTITAAFGYPFRLNQAAFQAPPGVNVCDVEWRDHVLIGDYSSSAQFYVTFAVFVFLYCMAALLLYLGYTSLYRDSRKLTMTDFVVTLVATFLWLVSTSAWAKALTDIKIATGPNIVRELGPCNQRVTCHFGSVTSMGSLNVSVIFGFLNMILWGGNAWFVYKETSLHSPSNTSASHGQGGVPPPSGI comes from the exons ATTGCTTCTATCTTTGCTTTCGCCACCTGTGGAGGTTTTAAGGGCAAAACGGAAATTCAAGTGTCTTGTCCTAAAAATCCTGAAAATAGAACTATTACAGCCGCTTTTGGTTATCCATTCAG GTTGAATCAGGCGGCGTTCCAGGCCCCCCCGGGGGTGAATGTGTGTGATGTGGAGTGGAGAGACCACGTGCTCATCGGGGACTACTCCTCCTCGGCGCAGTTCTACGTCACCTTCGCCGTCTTCGTCTTCCTCTACTGCATGGCCGCGCTCCTGCTCTACCTCGGCTACACGAGCCTGTATCGCGACAGCCGGAAGCTCACCATGACG GACTTTGTCGTTACTCTTGTTGCCACTTTTTTGTGGTTGGTGAGCACTTCAGCCTGGGCGAAAGCTCTTACAGATATTAAAATAGCTACCGGTCCCAATATTGTCCGAGAACTTGGACCTTGTAATCAAAGAGTGACGTGTCATTTTGGCTCTGTGACTAGTATGGGATCCCTAAATGTATCTGTG atcTTCGGCTTTCTGAATATGATACTTTGGGGAGGAAATGCGTGGTTTGTGTACAAGGAGACCAGCTTACACAGTCCATCAAATACTTCTGCTTCCCATGGCCAAGGAGGTGTTCCCCCTCCTTCCGGGATCTAA